DNA sequence from the Bacillus pumilus genome:
TCAGTCAGCGGGTCAGCTCCAACCAGTTTACCTTTGACGGTTTTGCCATCGTGTAAGGATACTGTGAGTTTATTTGCCCCTTCAATGACGTGGTTATTTGTTAAGACATAGGCTTTACTGCCGGATTTTTTGAAAATCACTCCTGAGCCTGTACCTGTTTTTTCCTCTTGACTGCTTTTATTTTGCTGTGATTCATCAAAAGGCGTATTGAAATCGCCGAAGCTCGTGTCTGTTTGACTTTGCGCTTGGTAGTTTGTAATGCCGACAATGGCTGGTGATACATTTTCCACCATGCTGGAGATGCTGCTCGATGAATGTGATGTTTGGACGGCGGTTGTTTTTGACGAATTGGCACTTGTATCATTTGTCGATACCACTGCTGAATTATGTGCTGTGTTGTCTGATGCGTGCTGGGCATATGGCGAAAGGACGTACACACCTAACGCCAGCGTACCGCCTACAACACCGCTGACAAATGGCTTAAACCAGCCGTTTGGCTTCTTCTTTCGTTTTTGTGGCTGCTCCGTTGTTTGAAGTTCTTGAGAAGGTTGTTGTTCATTTTTGTGATGTGTCATTTAAATCACTCTCTTTCATCATTTTTTCATGTATGGGTTTAAGGGGTTTTACCTTTTGTTGTGGATACTGACTTGATCGTAAGAAAAAAGTGTGGGATAAAAATGAAAACATTGTGGGAAATTGTTAAAATAAGTAGTGAATCTAAGCAAAATAGAGGAGATTAAACTGTGAAGACAATTGGAATCATTGGATATGGAAGCATGGCTGATATGATGGTGCAAAAATGGCTGGAAAAAGAAGTGCTCGATGCCCCTCAAATCATGATCCACACAAGAAGTGAAACGGACCGCCTGCTTCAACTTAAAGACAAGCATCAAGAAATAAACATCTGCTCATTAGAGGAACTTTCTGCGTCATGTGATGTACTTTTTATCTGCGTGCCGCCGCTTGCTGTACTTGATGTACTCGATCAACTGTCTTCAGCAGCCAAATCGGTGCATATTGTGTCAGTAGCCGCGGCTGTGACGTTAGACAAGTTATCAAAGCATACGACTCAACCAATATCCAGATACATCCCAACGCTCACGTCAGCTGTTGGAACGGGCGTTTCCCTCGTTGCGCATGGTGAAACTGCTGGAGAGGAAGAAAAGGCGCGTTTGCACCGCCTGCTTTCAGCTTTTAGCATCGTACGTGAAGTTGAAGAAGACAAGTTCGATGCGGCGAGTAACTTGACGAGCTCATCTCCTGGTTTTATCGCTGCTCTTTTTGAAGAAATGGCGAGAGCTGCTGTGAGAAATAGTGAGCTTTCCTTAGAGGAAGCGTATGAATTTTTAACGTATGCCCTTTTAGGCACAGGTCAAGTCCTTGTAGAACGGGGCCTCACCTTTGCTGAAACCGTCGATAGAGTGGCGACAAAAGGGGGCATTACAGGAGAAGGCGCCGAGGTTATTCAAAAGCAGGCACCTCAGATGTTTGATGATCTATTTACACAAACGATGAAGAAATATGAACAGCTGAAATCACAGATTAACGAAGCAGACAAACACCACTAAAGACATAGTTAGTGGTGTTTTATTTGTTAAAAAAATCCTTTGTCATACAGTCTTTTGATCTATAATATCTGAGTCTAATTTCCTTATTTTCAGACATTGTATTGAAAAATCGATCAAGTAATCATATAATTTTTTAGAAAATTTAGAAAAATATACACAAATTTTAAGTTTAATTTAAGGGGGATGGGAATGAAGCTCTATGTATCTGTCGATATGGAGGGGATTACTGGTCTAGCTGATCATACATTTGTCGATGCCCGTCAGCACAATTATGAACGGGGCAGAAAGATCATGACGGGTGAAGTGAATGCCTGTGTGGAGGCACTTCTTCAGCATGGCGCAACCAATATTTTGGTCAATGACAGTCATTCTAAAATGAATAATTTGTTGATTGAAGAATTGCATGAAGAAGCATCTCTTATATCTGGTGACGTCAAGCCTTATTCAATGGTTCAAGGGTTAGATCAAACCTATGATGCTGCTGTTTTTTTAGGCTATCATGCGAGGGCGTCTATGAAAGGTGTGATGTCCCACAGTATGATTTTTGGTGTTAGACATTTTTACATAAATGATCATCCAATTGGTGAAATGGGCTTTAATGCGTATGTTGCAGGCTACTATGGTGTGCCGGTGATTCTTGTTTGCGGAGACGATCAAGCAGCTCTTGAAGCAGAGAAGCTGATGCCTGGTGTGAAAACAGTGGCAGTGAAAGAGACCATATCAAGATCTGCTGTGAAATGTCTCACTCCTGCCAAAGTCAACCAACAAATCTCACAGCAAGTGGAAGCCGCAATGAAACAGATTCATCACATCAAGCCGCTGACGCCTCCTGATCAGCCGCTGCTGAAGATTGAGTTTGCCAATTATGGACAAGCTGAATGGGCGAATTTAATGCCTGGTACTGCCATTATTGAAGGGACAACAACGGTGACGTATCAAGCAGAGAATATATTAGAAGCCTACCAAGCGATGCTTGTCATGACAGAGCTTGCCGCACGTACAACATTTTGTTAAGCGAGGGGGAGACGGCAGATGACCAGCTTTTTGCTCAAGCGTTTTATTGCGATGATTGCCACGATTTTAACGATTACGACGTTAACGTTTATTTTAATGAAGGTCATCCCAGGATCGCCCTTCAATGAAGAACGAAATACAAACGAAACCGTCCAGCGAAACCTCGAAAGCTACTATCACTTAGACGAACCACTGTATGTTCAATATGTCATCTATTTAAAATCCATCGTTACCTTTGATTTTGGTCCTTCCATTAAAAAGCCTTCTGAAAGTGTCAATGATCTATTGGCGAGAGGCTTCCCAGTCTCATTAGAACTTGGTCTTATCTCAATATTGATTGCTGTCATCTCCGGCATCCTGCTAGGGGTCATGGCTGCCCTCCGGCACAATGGCTTGATTGATTATATCGCCATGACCATTGCTGTTTTCGGTATATCCATTCCAAACTTTATCTTTGCTACCTTATTAATTCAGCAGCTTGCTGTGAATTTGAAGCTCTTTCCTACAGCGATGTGGACAAGTCCGATGCATATGGTGCTGCCAACCATTGCTCTTGCCGTTAGTCCGATGGCCATTATTGCCCGGTTAACAAGATCGAGCATGATTGAAGTGCTGTCTCAGGACTATATTCGCACTGCTAAAGCAAAAGGACTTTCTCCCTTTAAAATTGTGTTTAAACATGCACTTCGAAATGCGCTTTTGCCTGTTGTGACCATTCTTGGCACACTTGTCGCAAGCATTTTAACAGGAAGTTTTGTCATTGAAAAAATATTTGCGATTCCTGGCATGGGAAAATACTTTGTCG
Encoded proteins:
- the proG gene encoding pyrroline-5-carboxylate reductase ProG encodes the protein MKTIGIIGYGSMADMMVQKWLEKEVLDAPQIMIHTRSETDRLLQLKDKHQEINICSLEELSASCDVLFICVPPLAVLDVLDQLSSAAKSVHIVSVAAAVTLDKLSKHTTQPISRYIPTLTSAVGTGVSLVAHGETAGEEEKARLHRLLSAFSIVREVEEDKFDAASNLTSSSPGFIAALFEEMARAAVRNSELSLEEAYEFLTYALLGTGQVLVERGLTFAETVDRVATKGGITGEGAEVIQKQAPQMFDDLFTQTMKKYEQLKSQINEADKHH
- a CDS encoding M55 family metallopeptidase, yielding MKLYVSVDMEGITGLADHTFVDARQHNYERGRKIMTGEVNACVEALLQHGATNILVNDSHSKMNNLLIEELHEEASLISGDVKPYSMVQGLDQTYDAAVFLGYHARASMKGVMSHSMIFGVRHFYINDHPIGEMGFNAYVAGYYGVPVILVCGDDQAALEAEKLMPGVKTVAVKETISRSAVKCLTPAKVNQQISQQVEAAMKQIHHIKPLTPPDQPLLKIEFANYGQAEWANLMPGTAIIEGTTTVTYQAENILEAYQAMLVMTELAARTTFC
- a CDS encoding ABC transporter permease; its protein translation is MTSFLLKRFIAMIATILTITTLTFILMKVIPGSPFNEERNTNETVQRNLESYYHLDEPLYVQYVIYLKSIVTFDFGPSIKKPSESVNDLLARGFPVSLELGLISILIAVISGILLGVMAALRHNGLIDYIAMTIAVFGISIPNFIFATLLIQQLAVNLKLFPTAMWTSPMHMVLPTIALAVSPMAIIARLTRSSMIEVLSQDYIRTAKAKGLSPFKIVFKHALRNALLPVVTILGTLVASILTGSFVIEKIFAIPGMGKYFVESINNRDYPVIMGTTVFYSIILITLLFIVDVAYRLLDPRIQLHQKGGKA